The window AATATTAGGGTACGTTTCTAATCTCATATCTTCCGATTTGTAGTTTTCATTTACTCCTGATATTCTACTCAGGTTAATATCATCTATGTACAAACTCAAGCCGTAACTTAAACTCATATTTACACAACTAAAAGATACTGCAACTGTATTAGTGGCAGTTGTAAAATTGGTATCAAAAAGAGTCCAAGTAGTATTAGAGAAAAAATCAGCATTTAATAGTAGTTGAGTATCTGAAGGACTTATCTCTGCTATATATATCATTGCTCCGCCACCGAAAGAAGTACAGATGTGGTAAAGACTGAAATTATATTTTTTACCACCTGAAACAGGAATATCCAGTCTTTGAATACAACCTACATTATTCATATCCAAAGTAGTTAAGCTGATTGCATAACTACCTGTATGCACATTAGTAGAACGAGTTGCTGTCCCTGCGCTATATTTTTCACTGGTAAACCAGCCGATAGGCATTTGCACGCTGAGAGTATCATGCCACTCTTCCAAACCGGGATTAGATAAAATATTTTCAGCATTAGCTTGCTGAATCGTAATAAAAAGAACCATAACACTTAAAAAGTATTTCACTTAAACCCCCTGTTTATTTAATATATTATATACTCCCCACACTTACTTGACCTTCATATTACTTTCCTATTTTTTCTTGTCAAGCAAATACGATAAAACATTCCTATTTCTTAACTCTCAATTTTTTATCCTGCCTGCCCGCCGCAGGAGGGTTAATCCTGTCGAAATCTTTTGTATTCTGTTTGGTGTTCTTTTTTCAACTCTATAATTTTCCGTCTTCTTTTTTCTGCGTTAATCTTTATCTGTTTATCTTTTTTTTCTGTTACTATCTATTACAGTTTTTACTATGAATTATACGAAGCCCTTGAGCTTTAGCGATTACTTACAAGCTCTTACGTTAGTTAGAGCTTGTTGTCCGGAATCTTTTGCCGGAGGGATTCGTATCCAGCCCTCTGGGCTCCGCTGGGTTTTCTATCTTTCTTCCATTCTCTGTTGCTTTTATTTTTGTTCTTTGCGTACTCTGCGTCTCTGCGGTGAATATTCTTTATTCTGTTGTTTTTCGTGTTCTTCTTTTGTTTTTCAATTTTTCGTGGTGGATTATTCTTTTTTCTGTTACTCTCTGGCCTCTATCTTTTTTGTTATCTGTTAACCCTAAGTCTTATTTGTTTTCAGTTCTCTGCGTTCTCTATGTTAGTTGGACTTTGTTCCATCAGGGACTTAGTCCAACTTATCCAGCTCCGCTGGGTTTTCTATCTTTCTTCCATTCTCTGTTGCTTTTATTTTTGTTCTTTGCGTACTCTGCGTCTCTGCGGTGAAAACTTTTTTTCTCTCCCCCACAATCTTTTCTTGACAGATGAAATATTAATACTAATTTTTTATAACCTAAAAAAAAGGAGGACGTATGCGAAAATATGTCTTTTGTGCCATTTTTTTGTTAGCTTCCACTCTCTTAAACGCTTCCAGATGGAGTCTCACGGACAGCCTTGTTTTCGGACGAAAAGGTCACAGTCTCGCTCTCCTCACCGACGGCAGAGTTATGGTTCTTGGTGGATACCCGCCCGCACCGTACACACACGAAATCTTCTTCCCCTCATCCGGAAAATGGGAAGTTTTCGACAGTATGCCATATAGCGGTCTCGCACACTCAGTCGGCGTATTGATGGGAAACGGCAAAGTCTTTGCCGGCGACGGAGGAGATTGGTTCTTTTATGAACCCGCAACCAATACATGGGATACTACTGCTATGACTTTCGGCTGGGAAACTAGTCACTGTTATACCGTTTTAAAAGACGGCAGACTCCTTGCAAATTATGATAATATGGCTTATTTGTTAGTCGATACCAACGGAACTTACGCAGCTACCGCAAGCTCTCCATCCGAACACGACCAGGGCATCGAAGTCCTCCTCAGGTCAGGTAAAGTATTAGCTATGGGAGGTTTCGGTTTCTCTCCGGTCGGAGCTCAGGCACAGGTCTATAATCCGATTTCGGCAACCTGGAACGCAGCCCCAAACTCCCCCGTGGAAAGGGGAACAGGACATATGGGCGTACTCCTCGCTCCGGAATATAATGACGAAGTCCTTGTCTTTGGAGGAACAGGTACGTCATCCAGCTTGTATAACGAAAACTCTAATACATGGTCGGGTAGCGGAAATATGACCTACAGCAGAGATATCGGAGCTCCCGCGCTCCTCCCTAACGGAAAAGTTCTTATGATTGGAGGCGATAACAGCGGCGTTAATGAATTGTATGACCCGGTCGCAAAAACATGGTCTATTGTTGATACGATGATTTGGCATAGCAGAACTCACTTCTCTATCGCCATTCTTCCTACAGGAAAAGTTTTGGCTGTCGGCTCTTTCAATAATGATACCGCCGCTAAAATACCCGAAATTTATGACCCGACTAATCCTGTCTGGAATACAAAAACTTCACTCAAAACCGCGCGCGAAGCCGCTACTATCACTCTCCTCCCCATTAAACATACGAGCAACTGCTCCACGAACGTCCTCATCGCTGGCGGTGAAGGCGCAGGCGGTATACTTAATACTTGCGAATTATATAATTATAAAATGGACTCCACTGCATACACCGGTTCCCTCAATACTGCTCGAACTCACCATACGGCAAACCTTATCAGCGACCAGGAAGTCCTCGCTGCAGGCGGAAGAAATGCCGGAGGCGCTCTTAACTCCTGCGAAATCTGGGACCTCGTCTCGGGCGTATGGACTGCTACAGGAGCTATGGCAACTTCAAGATTTGACCACTCCGCTACACAATTAAAAGACGGAAAAATTCTCGTTACCGGCGGTGAAAATACCGGTTACGTTGCTTCTTGCGAAACTTTTAGTTCGGGCGCATGGACTGCCACAGGCTCGATGGCAACCGCAAGAGCAAGACATTCGGCGATTTTACTTCTTAACGGTGATGTACTCGTTATCGGCGGAGAAACTGCAGCCGGTACTTATACACCAACTTGCGAACTCTGGGACGGAACTACCTGGAGAGCCACAGGCCCGCTCGCTACCGCTCGAAGCTTGCAGACTGCGATTTTATTGCAGTCGGGTAAAGTACTCGTAATGGGCGGAAGAAATGCCGGAGGCGCTCTCTCAAGCTGCGAAATTTATGACCCGCTGTTGGGCATATGGTCACCGGAAACACCTTTAGGTACCGCAAGATACGCTCATAATGCTTCACTCCTGTATTCAGGGCTTGTCCTTGTTTCGGGTGGATATACGGGTTCGGCTTACCTCAATTCCTGCGAATTGTTTGACCCGGGTATTTGCAACCCGGTAACTAAATTGCATCAGTGGAAAACTATCCCATCGCCTATGGCTACAAGCAGGGCTTATCACGGCTCGGTTCTTATTCCGATTGATAAACCTTATATACTTGCAATCGGCGGAAATAACGGTTCTTTCCTTGGTTCGATAGAAAGTTTCGACATAGGTCTCGGATACCTTGATACATGGCAGTCAACTATCGGAAATTGTCCCGCGGTAACTACGATAAGCTCTACAATGGACATTAACGGTAATTTATTCAGGGGCATTTCCGAAGCCGATGGCGGTAACCATTGTCACGTCTCTTCAAATGACCATCCGATTATT of the bacterium genome contains:
- a CDS encoding T9SS type A sorting domain-containing protein; the protein is MKYFLSVMVLFITIQQANAENILSNPGLEEWHDTLSVQMPIGWFTSEKYSAGTATRSTNVHTGSYAISLTTLDMNNVGCIQRLDIPVSGGKKYNFSLYHICTSFGGGAMIYIAEISPSDTQLLLNADFFSNTTWTLFDTNFTTATNTVAVSFSCVNMSLSYGLSLYIDDINLSRISGVNENYKSEDMRLETYPNISTHFTNIKYSLPERTNVSLGIYDLTGRCVKTLVDGEKEAGSYSIKLEGKELTSGVYFVKMKTGNYSATKKLVLMR
- a CDS encoding kelch repeat-containing protein gives rise to the protein MRKYVFCAIFLLASTLLNASRWSLTDSLVFGRKGHSLALLTDGRVMVLGGYPPAPYTHEIFFPSSGKWEVFDSMPYSGLAHSVGVLMGNGKVFAGDGGDWFFYEPATNTWDTTAMTFGWETSHCYTVLKDGRLLANYDNMAYLLVDTNGTYAATASSPSEHDQGIEVLLRSGKVLAMGGFGFSPVGAQAQVYNPISATWNAAPNSPVERGTGHMGVLLAPEYNDEVLVFGGTGTSSSLYNENSNTWSGSGNMTYSRDIGAPALLPNGKVLMIGGDNSGVNELYDPVAKTWSIVDTMIWHSRTHFSIAILPTGKVLAVGSFNNDTAAKIPEIYDPTNPVWNTKTSLKTAREAATITLLPIKHTSNCSTNVLIAGGEGAGGILNTCELYNYKMDSTAYTGSLNTARTHHTANLISDQEVLAAGGRNAGGALNSCEIWDLVSGVWTATGAMATSRFDHSATQLKDGKILVTGGENTGYVASCETFSSGAWTATGSMATARARHSAILLLNGDVLVIGGETAAGTYTPTCELWDGTTWRATGPLATARSLQTAILLQSGKVLVMGGRNAGGALSSCEIYDPLLGIWSPETPLGTARYAHNASLLYSGLVLVSGGYTGSAYLNSCELFDPGICNPVTKLHQWKTIPSPMATSRAYHGSVLIPIDKPYILAIGGNNGSFLGSIESFDIGLGYLDTWQSTIGNCPAVTTISSTMDINGNLFRGISEADGGNHCHVSSNDHPIISLVRVGGGNWQGNGGGEILTMPNSSSWSETRTIVHPSISDFAGYYRLWSIVNGIPCKWYKDCGAGVEDKSNSNPTSTPLRAYPNPFYACTKIGGAKEELKIYDLGGRVVGITKDGVWNGKNLMGKNVKQGIYFVRNNSKQSLKLIKLK